In Actinomadura luteofluorescens, the sequence GGCGCCGGTGAGGCGGCGGACGGCCTCCAGCGCGGGGTCGTCCAAGGGACGCCCCGCGCGCAGCGCCTCCACGACCTCGGCGGGGACGCGGGCCCGCAGCGCCACGGTGGAGTGCGCGGCCACGCAGTACTCGCAGCCGTTCAGCACGCTGGCCGTGATCAGCACGGCGTGCTTGGCGTGGCCCGGCAGCGACGACTTGTTGAACTGCTCCGACAGGGCGTTGTAGCCGGCGAGCAGTTCCGGCGACTCGGCCATCACGCCGTTGAGCGTGGTGACGAACCCCATCCGCTTCTTGGCGGCCTCCAGTTGCGGGCGCGCGTCAGCGGGGGCGTCGGTCTCGTCGTACACGGTGAACTCGGCCATCGTCATCTCCTCAACGGGTCGTCAGGGGAGCGGGGAGAGGGAGCGCAGGGCGGCTTCCACCGTGCCCGCCAGCTCGCCCGGGTCGGCGCCCGCGCGAGAGCGCAGGTTCACCCCGTAGGCCAGTAGCGCCAGCATCTGCGCGGAAGAGCGCACGTCCACGTCAGCGCGCAGCTGCCCGTGCTCGCGGGCGGCGAGAAGGGCGGTGCGCATGGCGGTGCACAGCGCCTCGTGGTGGGCGTCGAGCACCTCCCGCTCGTCGGCGTCGCTCCCGTCCTGTGCGGCGTGGGCGTTGGACACCAAGCAGCCCCAGCGGGCGTACTCGCCGGAGCACCGCGCGGTGACGAGCCCGTCGAAGAACGCGGCGATGCCTGGCAAGCCCCGCCCGTCGGCGGCGAGCCGGTCGAACACCGGGCGCGACCACCGGTCGGCGTAGCGGCGCAGCGCCGCCACGTACAGGTCCCGCTTGCCGCCGAACGTCGCGTACAGGCTGGACCGGCTGAGCCCGGTCTCGGCCACCACCTCGGCGATCCCGGCGGCGCCGCCGCGCCGCCAGAACAGGCGCACCGCCCGGTCCAGGACGGCGTCGGGATCGAAGTGCTTGACGTCCGGCATCGCCCCGCCTCCCCAACTTGGAATGATCGTTCCAAGATTGGCACGCGGCCCCGAGGCGCGCAAGAGGGGGGCGACGGTCCTGTTATCGCGGGCGTATCGGAAAGCGCATACGCCACCGCAACAGACCCTCGTCTTCGCTGGACCCATGGACCACAGCGGTCCCGTGCCGGGCGCTTAGCGCCCGGCCGCGGAAGGTGATCAGGAAATGGAGCGCTTGGTGTCACACAGGAACGTTCGCCCGCTGCTGAGGGCCGGTCTCGCCGCAGGCGTCGCCATGACGATGGCGGCGCAGGCCGCACCTGCCACCGCCGCCCCGGCCCGGGTCGGGAACGTGCAGAAGGCGATGGAGGAACTGGCCAGGACTCCCGGGGTCGTGGGGGTCGTCGGCGGGGCCTACGTCGACGGCAGGCCCGTCGGGACGGCCAGCGCGGGCTCCCGGCTGCTGGACGGCCAGGGCGGGAGGATACCCGCGGACGCCCGCTTCCGGATCTGGTCGCAGACCAAGCAGATGGTGGCCGTCGCAGTGCTGCAACTGGTCGAGGAGGGCCGGTTGGGCGTGGACGACAAGCTCGGCGACCTGCTGCCCGTGGTGGTGGAGAAGGACCTGGTGGAGCGGGCCGACGAGGTCACGGTACGGCAGATGCTCCGGCACACCTCCGGGATCCCCGACTGGTACGCCGGCAAGCCGAACCCGGACGGGAGCGAGGGAGACGACCCCTCGTTCGACGTGTTCGACTTCACGACCCGCTACCAGCCGCTCGATCTGGTGAAGTGGAGCCGCGGCCGGCCGCGGACCGGCGAGCCGGGCGAGAAATGGACCTACTCCAACACCAACTACACCCTCCTCGGCTTGATCATCGAGCGGCTGACCGGTCACGACCTGGCCACCGAGCTGCACGAGCGCCTGTTCGGCCCCCTCGGGATGACCAAGAGCTACCTCATGGTCGAGCCGCCGGACGGCGTCAAGGGGCCGCACGGACACGGGTACTACCCCGACGCCGGCGGCACGCCGCGCGACGTGGACCGGTTCAACGCCGGCTACACCGGCGGGGCCGGAGGGGTGGTCTCCACCGCGCACGACGTCAGCGCCTTCCAACGGGCCTTCGCCCAGGGCAAACTGCTGCCGCCGGAGCTCCAGCGGGTCCTGACCGACCGGCTGCCCAGTGATTCGCGCACCCAGGGCAAGAGCCGCAGCGGTTGCAGCGACGATTTCTACATCACGGGCGGGCTGGCCCCAGGCTCCATCGCCATGACCTTCTACTCGGCGGACGGCCGCCGCCAGTTCGCGATGTCGTTCACCCTGAGCGTCAAGCCCAGCGCCGTGGAGGTCGACGCGGGCAGGGCCGTGGAGACGGTCTTCTGCCCGTCCTCGTAGCGGCCGCTCCGGGCACCCCGCGCCGGGACGTTCAGGCGAGGCCCGCGTCGTGGGCCAGCAGCGCGATCTGGGTGCGGTTGTCCAGGTCGAGCTTGGTCAGGACGCTGGACACGTGCGCCTTGACCGTGGCCACGCTCATGAACAGCTCGGCGGCGATGTCGGCGTTGGAACACCCGCGCGCGATCGCCAGGACGACCTCGTTCTCGCGGGGGCTCAGCCGGGCGAGCGCCGCGCGGGCGCGCTGGTAGGCGCCGGCCTCCACCGCCGCGCGGTCCATGAGGCGGCGGGTGATGCGCGGCGACAGGATCGGGTCGCCGGCGGCGACCTGCCGGACGGCGTGGACGATCTGGTCGGGCGGGGTGTCCTTCAGCAGGAACCCGCTGGCGCCCGCGCGCAGCGCGTGCAGGATGTTCTCGTCGGAGTCGAAGGTCGTCAGCACGACGACCTCCGGCGGGTTCGGCCGGGCCCGCAGCCTGCGGGTCGCGGTGATGCCGTCCACGCGCGGCATCCGCAGGTCCATCAGCACGACGTCGGGGGAGTGCGCGTCGGCGGCGGCGGGCACCTCGTCGCCGTCGGCGGCCTCGCCCGCCACGGTGATGCCGCCCGTCCCGTCCAGCATCATCGACAGCCCGGCTCGGACGAGGGCGTCGTCGTCCACGATCAGAACGCGCAGGGGGCGGGTCACGCGGGCCATGGTAGCCAGGCGCGCAGCCGGAACTCGCCCTCTGCGGCCTGGTGGTCGAGCCGCCCGCCCGCCAGCCGCACCCTCTCGGTCAGCCCCACCAGTCCCGTGCCGCTGCCGGGCGCGAGCGGCTCCGCGCCGCCCTCGGGCAGCGGGTTGCGGATGTCGACCACGAGCCGGGCCCCCGGCCGGCCCTCCAGCACGACCCGGACGGGACGTCCCACGGCGTGCTTGCGGGCGTTGGTCAGCCCCTCCTGCACGACCCGGTACGCGGTGCGCCCGGCCGCCGCCGGAAGCGCGGACGCGCCGACCGTCTCGTCACGCAGCTCCACCTGCCCGCCCGCGTCGCGGGACTCCTCCACCAGCCGGGGCACGTCCTGCAGCACGGGCTGGGGCCGGTCCTCCTCATCGGTGTCCTCGGCGCGCAGCAGCAGGATCACCTCGCGCAGCTCGTCGAGCGCCTGGTGCACCCCGGCGCGGATCACCCCGGCGGCGTGCGACAGCTTCTCGGGCGGCGCGTCCGGCCGGTACTCCAGCGCGCCCGCGTAGGTCGCCAGCAGCGACAGCCGGTGGGCGAGCACGTCGTGCATCTCCCGGGCGATGCGGGTCCGCTCGGCCATGCGGGCCTCGGCGATCCGGCGTCCCTGCTCCGCCTCGGCGCGGCGGGCCCGCTCGCGCAGCGACCACAGCAGTTCCCGGCGCGCCCGCGCCAGCGCGCCCCAGCCGACCATCGCGCCGTAGCCGAGGGTGATGAGCAGCAGCCACCAGCCGAAGGAGATCCCCCGGTTCGGCTGCCACAGCCCCTGCACGACGTGCGACGCGACCCCGACCGCGCAGACCAGTGCCGCCACCCGGAACGGGCGACGCTGCGCGACCTGCAACACGCCGATGCTGGCCGCCGGGGTGGCGGTGGGGGACAGCGCCCCCAGCACGGTCAGGGCCAGGGTGACGCCCACCGGCCGCCAGAGCAGCAGCGGCGACAGCAGCCAGCTCAGCAGGGCGACCGCGACGTCCAGCGCCAGGACGGTGCCGCCCACGTCCGCGCTGAAACGGCCCCACAGTGTGAGCCCGCCGAGCGCGCCGGCCGTCGCGGCGACGCCGGCCGCCCACCACCGCATGCGCCGGGCATCGTCTCTCGCCTGGTCGAACGTCTCGCTCACGGGCCGAGGCTAGCCGCAGCGGCCTCGGTGCCGACACCGACCAAAGTCGGTGCCCTCCCGTACCGCGGACGGACCGGCTCTCGCCCCGCGCCCGATGCGCCGGCCGCGGTCGGGCGGCCACGCTTCCGGACATGAACGAGCCGCGACGAAGGGAGAAGCACATGTCCGGAGGTACTGGTGCACGGCGGGCGCTGACCGTGGCGGGAGCGGTCGCCGCCCCCCTCGCGCTGTGGGTGGTGACCGGCCCGGTGACCGGGCTCGATCCGTCCGCGGAGACGGGCGGGGAGGTCCAGCCGGTCGGGGCGGGCCTGGTGATCGCGGGCAGCCTGATTCCGGGGCTGGCCGCCTGGGGCCTGCTCGCGCTGCTGGAACGCGTGACCGGGCGGCCGGGGCGCGTGTGGACCGTCATCGCCGTGGCGGCGCTGGTCCTGTCGATGTCCGGACCGCTCAGCGGTGCCGCCGACGGCGCGTCCATGGCGGTCCTGGCCGGGATGCACCTGATCGTGGCGGCGATCCTGATCCCCGGCCTCGGCCGTACGGCCCGCCCGACGTCCCGGCGAGACGAGCCGCCGGTCCCCGCATGACCGGCCGGAGAGCAGGAGGACCGGACGGGGCGGCCGCCCTCACCCGGCGGCGCCGGCCAGGCCGGACTCGTAGGCGATGATCACTAGCTGGGCGCGGTCGCGGGCGCGGAGCTTCGTCAGCAGGCGGCCGATGTAGGTCTTCACGGTGGCCAGGCTCAGATGCAGGTGGTCGGCGATCTCGGTGTTGGACAGGCCGCGGGCGACAAGGGCGAGGACCTGGCGTTCCCGCTCGGTGACGCCGTCGAGGGCGCGCGGGAGCGGGCTCGCGGTCCGGGGCCGGCGGGTGAACTCGGCGATGAGGCGGCGGGTGACCGTGGGGGCCAGGAGTGCCTCGCCGGCGGCCACGACGCGGACGGCGTTGAGCAGGTCGGCCGGTGGGGTGTCCTTGAGCAGGAAGCCGGCGGCGCCGGCGCGCAGGGCCGCGAAGACGTGGGCGTCCAGGTCGAACATGGTCAGCATGAGCACCCGGACGTCCGCGGTGTCGGTGGCCTGGCGGATCCGCCGAGTCGCCTCGATGCCGTCCAGGCGGGGCATGCGCACGTCCATCAGGACGACGTCGGGCCGCAGGGCGCGGGCGAGGTCGACGGCCTCGGCACCGGTGGCTGCCTCGCCGACCGAGGTGAGGTCGGAGGTGGTGTCGATGAGGGCGCGGAAGCTGCCGCGCAGCAGCGCCTCACCGTGACCCGGCAACAGGCCGGAGCCGCGTGCTCGGCCACGTTGGTCAGCACTGCTCACCGGCGCCGTCTGCTGCTGTTCGGGGGTGCTCCTCAGAGCGATCGTCTCCTCCCTGGGATGAGAATGGGGCGTCCGGGCACTTGGCGGATGCCTTTCCCGGGCTTTCGGTGCGCGGGTTGACGAGAGCGAAGCGCGCATGTCATCCTGGTTCCGGCATCGAGGTTGACAATTCTCATAGGTGTGGACAGCTATCGGCATTTTGGCTTATGCTGCCGTTCCGCGCCCGTCCTTTGACGTCCCCTCCCTCCGTATCGGCCGTGATGTCGTCGGCGTGCGCGCCTCCAGTTCGCCGCGAGCCCTCGGAAGGACACCTGTTGGCAGCCTCGCGCACCAGTTCCGCCGTACCCGCCGGTCCCCGCCGCGTCTCTTTCTCACGCATCCACGAACCCCTCGAGGTTCCCGATCTGCTCGCCCTGCAGACCAACTCCTTCGACTGGCTGGTCGGCAACGAGCGCTGGAAGGCCCGGGTCGAGGCTGCTCGCCAGGAGGGACGCAGGGACGTCCCGACGCAGTCGGGGCTGGAGGAGATCTTCGAGGAGATCAGTCCGATCGAGGACTTCTCCGGGACCATGTCCCTGTCGTTCCGGGATCACCGGTTCGAGCCTCCGAAGTACTCCGTGGAGGAGTGCAAGGACAAGGACATGACCTACTCCGCCCCGATGTTCGTCACGGCGGAGTTCATCAACAACACCACCGGTGAGATCAAGAGCCAGACGGTGTTCATGGGCGACTTCCCGCTCATGAGCCCCAAGGGGACGTTCATCGCCAACGGCACCGAGCGGGTGGTGACGTCCCAGCTGACGCGTTCGCCGGGGGTGTACTTCGACCGGGCGCTGGACAAGGCGTCGGACAAGGACATCTACGGGTGCCGGGTGATCCCGAGTCGGGGTGCCTGGCTGGAGTTCGAGATCGACAAGCGTGACAACGTGGGTGTGCGCATCGACCGCAAGCGCAAGCAGCCGGTGACGGTGCTGCTGAAGGCGCTGGGGTGGGACGAGGCGCGGATCCGGGAGCGGTTCGGCTCGTATGAGTCGATCAATGTGACGCTGGAGAAGGACCACACGTCCGGGCAGGATGACGCGCTGCTGGACATCTACCGCAAGCTGCGGCCGGGTGAGCCGCCGACGCGGGAGTCGGCCCAGACGCTGCTGGAGAACCTGTACTTCAATCCCAAGCGGTACGACGTGGCGAAGGTCGGCCGTTACAAGATCAACAAGAAGCTCGGTCTGGACCTGGACATGAACCAGGGGACGCTGACCGAGGACGACGTGGTCGCGACGATCGAGTACCTGGTGCGTCTGCACGCGGGTGAGGAGGAGGCGACCCTGGGCAGTGTGGCGGTGCCGATCGAGGTCGATGACATCGACCACTTCGGCAACCGGCGGCTGCGCACGGTGGGGGAGCTGATCCAGAACCAGGTGCGTCTGGGGCTGGCCCGCATGGAGCGGGTGGTGCGGGAGCGGATGACGACGCAGGACGTCGAGGCGATCACGCCGCAGACGTTGATCAATATCCGGCCGGTGGTGGCCTCCATCAAGGAGTTCTTCGGCACCAGCCAGCTGTCGCAGTTCATGGACCAGACCAACCCCCTGGCCGGCCTCACCCACAAGCGGCGCCTGAACGCGCTCGGCCCCGGTGGTCTGTCGCGTGAGCGGGCGAGCATGGAGGTCCGTGACGTCCACCCGTCGCACTACGGGCGGATGTGCCCGATCGAGACGCCCGAAGGCCCCAACATCGGCCTCATGGGGTCCCTGTCGTCCTACGCCCGCGTCAACCCCTTCGGCTTCATCGAGACGCCCTACCGCAAGGTCGTCGAAGGCCGCGTGACCGACGAGATCGACTACCTGACCGCCGACGTCGAAGACCGCTACGTCATCGCGCAGGCCAACACGCCGATCGGCGCCGACGGAACCTTCGCCGAGCAGCGCGTCCTCGTCCGGCGAAAGGGCGGCGAGATCGAGGCCATCCGGCCCGACGAGGTCGACTACATGGACGTCTCACCGCGGCAGATGGTGTCGGTCGCGACGGCGATGATCCCGTTCCTGGAGCACGACGACGCCAACCGTGCGCTGATGGGGTCGAACATGCAGCGGCAGTCGGTGCCGTTGCTGCGCAGTGAGGCGCCGCTGGTCGGGACGGGTATGGAGTACCGTGCCGCGACCGATGCCGGTGATGTGATCACGGCGGAGAAGGCGGGTGTGGTCGAGGAGGTCTCGGCCGACTACGTGACGGTGATGAACGACGACGGGACCCGGACGACGTACCGGGTGTCGAAGTTCAAGCGGTCCAACCAGGGCACGTGCTTCAACCAGAAGCCGATCGTGGACGAGGGTCAGCGCGTCGAGGTCGGTCAGGTGATCGCCGATGGGCCGTGCACCGATGACGGTGAGATGGCGCTGGGCAAGAACCTGCTGGTGGCGTTCATGCCGTGGGAGGGCCACAACTACGAAGACGCGATCATCCTGTCGCAGCGGCTGGTGCAGGACGACGTCCTTTCCTCGATCCACATCGAGGAGCACGAGGTCGACGCCCGTGACACCAAGCTGGGCCCCGAGGAGATCACCCGCGACATCCCGAACGTGTCCGAGGAGGTCCTGGCCGACCTGGACGAGCGGGGGATCATCCGGATCGGCGCCGACGTGGTGCCCGGTGACATCCTGGTCGGGAAGGTCACCCCGAAGGGGGAGACCGAGCTGACCCCGGAGGAGCGGCTGCTGCGGGCGATCTTCGGTGAGAAGGCGCGCGAGGTGCGCGACACCTCGCTGAAGGTGCCGCACGGCGAGCAGGGCAAGGTCATCGGCGTGCGGGTGTTCTCCCGCGACGACGGCGACGAGCTCCCGCCCGGGGTGAACGAGCTGGTCCGGGTGTACGTGGCGCAGAAGCGCAAGATCACCGACGGGGACAAGCTCGCGGGCCGGCACGGCAACAAGGGCGTCATCTCCAAGGTGCTGCCGGTGGAGGACATGCCGTTCCTGGAGGACGGCACCCCCGTCGACATCGTCCTGAACCCCCTGGGCGTGCCCGGCCGCATGAACGTCGGACAGGTCCTGGAGACCCACCTCGGCTGGATCGCCTCCCGCGGCTGGGACATCGGCGGCGTGGAGGAGGAGTGGGCCGAGCGGCTGAAGGACAAGGGCCTCGACCGCGTCGAGCCGCGCACCAACGTCGCCACCCCCGTGTTCGACGGCGCCGGCGAGCAGGAGATCATCGGCCTGCTGGGCACCACGCTGGTCAACCGCGACGGCGACCGCATGGTGATGCCGACCGGCAAGGCGCGGCTGTTCGACGGCCGCACGGGCGAGCCCTACCGCGATCCGATCGCCGTCGGCTACATCTACATCCTCAAGCTCCATCACCTGGTCGACGACAAGATCCACGCTCGTTCGACCGGCCCGTACTCCATGATCACCCAGCAGCCGCTCGGCGGTAAGGCCCAGTTCGGCGGCCAGCGCTTCGGTGAGATGGAGGTCTGGGCACTGGAGGCCTACGGCGCCGCCTACGCCCTCCAGGAGCTGCTGACCATCAAGTCCGACGACGTCCTCGGCCGCGTGAAGGTCTACGAGGCCATCGTCAAGGGCGAGAACATCCCCGAGCCCGGCATTCCCGAGTCCTTCAAGGTGCTCATCAAGGAGATGCAGTCGCTGTGCCTCAACGTCGAGGTGCTCTCCAGCGACGGCATGTCCATCGAGATGCGCGACACCGACGAGGACGTCTTCCGCGCCGCGGAGGAGCTCGGCATCGACCTCTCCCGCCGCCCGAACGAGGGCGCGATGAACGTCGACGAGATCTGAGGCGCGGCGGCCCCGGCCCGAGCGCTCGCCTCCCGTCGCGGGATGCGGCCGCCCGGGCCGGTGACCACCGGGCCGCCGGGGACGGTCACCGCCGCAGGTCGAACGACAGGTGCGCGGACAGCGCGCGCAAGAAGTCGGCGGCGTCGAACATCTCCCCGGCGGAGGCGGCACCGGTCGTCCTGGTCCGGCCGGTGAGGATGCGGTCAACCGCCTCCACCGCCAGCGGCGCGCTGACGGCGTAGATGTCCCGGCCGCTGGCCGTGGCGCGCCGTTCCTCGCCGCCGGAGCGCACGACGACGTCGACCAGGAACCTCTGGTCGGAGCGTCCGCGCTGGTCGGCCGCCGCCGGCGCCGGCGTGTCCGGGGCCGACAGGTCCTCGACCGCCTCGACAGTCATGTACGAGCGCACCTCGGGGACCGCCAGGTGGCTGGGGATCGTCACGACGTCGGCCATGCTGAACTCCCCGATGACGGGCCGGACGCCCATCGGCTCGGGGAACGTCCACTTCAACGAGGGGAGCGTGTCCTGGTGGTACTCCAGCTTTCCGCCGGTGTGGCGGACCCTCTGCCCGTCGCGGCGTTCGTGGGAGACCGCGCCCGCGGCACGTGTGCCCGCGGTGGGGTGCCAGCTGCTCAGCCCGTAGGCGACGTGCACCTCGTCGGCGGCGGTCCAGTCGCCCATCGCGGCGGTGGCCAGCAGGTCGCCGAGGCCGCCGAAGAAGGCCATCGCGGGAACGACCGCGGTCCGCGCGTCGCGGGCGCGTTCGGCGAAGTGCGCGAGCGTGTCGGCGTTGGCCTCGATCTCGGCCGCCACGTCCACGTAGGGGATGCCGGCGCGCAGCGCCGCCTCGGCCACCGGGGCGGCCGTCGCGGCGAAGGGCCCCGCGGAGTTGACGACGGCGGCGGCGCCGGCGAGCGCGCGGTCGAGCGACGCCGGATCGTCGGCCGCCGCGGGCCGGACGTCCAGGCCCGCGAAGGACTCCGCCAGTGCTCGCAGCTTCCCGGCGTCGCGGCCGGACGCCACCGGGACGAACCCGCGTTCCCGCAGCTCCGCCACCACGAACCGCCCGGTGTGCCCGTACGCGCCGAACACCGCGACCGTCTGCCCCGATCCCATCGTCTCTCCCGTCGTCTTCGCTCGAACCACTGGACCGATCATGGCGGCGGCGGACGTAGCGCACGAGCGTCTGGAACGCCATGACTCGTACAATTCCGGACATGAGGACCGTCGCGGTCGCCGTCACCGACGGGATGCTGCACTTCGAGCTGTCGGTGGCCTACGAGGTGTTCGGCGGCGCGCCGGCCGGGGTGGCCGGGCCCTGGTACCGCCTCCTCGGCTGCGGGCCCGGCACCGTGCGGGCCGGCGGTTTCCGGCTGGAGCCCGACCACGGGCTGGACCGGCTGGCGAGCGCCGACACCGTGATCGTCCCGGGGTGGGCCGACGTCGACGCGGAACCGTCCGGCGATCTCGTCGACGCGGTGCGCGCGGCCCATGAGGCGGGCGCCCGCGTGGCCTCGCTCTGCACGGGCGCGTTCGTGCTGGCCGCCGCCGGCCTGCTGGACGGGCGGCGCGCGACCACCCACTGGGCGCACACCGGGGCGCTGGCCGCGCGCTATCCCCGGGTGGAGGTCGATCCGGACGTCCTGTACGTGGACAACGGCAGCGTGCTCACCTCGGCCGGCAAGGCCGCCGCGATGGACCTGTGCCTGCACCTGGTCCGTCTCGACCGCGGCTCGGCGGTCGCGAACGTCGTCGCGCGCCGCCTGGTCGTGCCGCCGCACCGCGCGGGCGGCCAGGCCCAGTTCGTCCCGTCACCGGTGCCCGCCCAGGAGAGCCACCCGCTCGCCGAGCTGTTCCCGTGGGCGATCGAACGGCTGGACCGCCCGCTGACCGTGGAGGACCTGGCCCGCCGGGCCGCCATGAGCTCGCGCAACCTGGCCCGCCAGTTCAGGTCGGTGACCGGCACCACGCCGCTGCAGTGGCTGCTGACCCAGCGGATCCGCCGCGCCCAGGAGCTGCTGGAGACCACCGACGACAGCGTCGAGGCGATCGCGGCGGCCACCGGCATGGGGACCGGCGCGACGCTGCGCCGCCACTTCAACCGCACGGTCGGCGTCCCGCCCGACACCTACCGCCGCACCTTCCGGCGCTCTCACGCCGAGGGCGCCGCGGACAGGACTCCGTCCGGCGAAAGGCAGGCCGCGACATCGCGGACGTAGCACCACCCGTTCCCGGACGCCTCCCGGCGCACCCGCCCCGGAGGACCTTCCTGCTCCTGGCGTAGGCGATCCGCCTGCCCGGTTTTCAACGCGGCCCGCGTCATGGCCGTGACCGAGACACGACCCGGCTCGTGCCGCGGGCGCGGCGCGATGCCGTTCAATCGAGGGAGAGTGCATGGACGCCGATGTGATCATTGTGGGCGCCGGTCCGACCGGGCTGATGCTGGCCTGCGAGCTGCGGTCGGCGGGGGTGAGGCCGCTGGTCCTGGAGCGCCGGCCGCAGCGCCGCGACACCCCGAAGGCCGGGGGACTGGGCGGGCAGATCCTGGAGCTGCTGCGCTACCGGGGGCTGCTGGAACGCTTCGAACAGGCCTGCACCGATCCCGTTCCGGCCCCCCGGTTCCCGTTCGGCGGGGTGCACCTGGACTTCACCCGCCTGCCGGACCCTCCGATGCACGCCCTGCCGCTGCCGCAGCAGCTGCTGGAACGGCTCCTCGACGAGCGCGTGGAGGAACTCGGCGCCGAGGTGCGCCGCGGGCACCAGGTCGCCGGGGTGAGCCAGGACGCCGCCGCGGTGACCGCGGAGGTGCGCGGCCCGGACGGGACCTACCGGGTGAGCGCCCGCTACCTGGTGGGGTGCGACGGTGCGCGCAGCCGCGTCCGTGACCGGGCCGGGATCGGCTTCCCCGGCACGACCTATCCGGAGGTCAACCGGCTGGCCCAGGTCACCCTGCCCGACACGGTGACGGTGCTGGGCGACGGCGGCCTGGACGTTCCCGGGTTCGGCACGATCCAGGCGGGGTTCACCCAGACCGAGCGCGGCATGTTCGGGCTCGGCTCGTCCCCGGACTCCAGGATCGTCTCCCTCTACACCAACGAGGACGAGGCCACCGAGTACGACGACGACGCGCCGATGACCGTGGCCGAATTCCAGGCCAGTATCCGGCGCGTGCTCGGCGCGGACCTGCCCGTCGGAGAGGCGCACCGGCTGTCGCGGTTCACCTTCCAGGCGCGGCAGGCCGAGCGCTACCGCCACGGGCGGATCCTGCTGGCCGGCGACGCGGCGCACCTGTTCCCCGCCACCGGTGTGGCGATCAACGCGGGCATGATGGACGCGGTCAACCTGGCGTGGAAGCTCGCCGCCGCCGTCGCGGGCGGGGCGCCGTCCGGGCTGCTGGACACCTACCACCGCGAGCGCCACCTCGCCGGCGCCCGCACGCTGCTGCACACCCGCGCCCAGGTGGCGTTGAGGCGCGCGCACGATCCCGCCGCCGAGGCGCTGCGCGAGCTCTTCCAGGAACTGCTGACCGACGAGCAGCCGCTGCGCCGCATGGGGGCGCTCCTGTCCGGCGCCGACATCCGCTACCCGATGCCCGGCGCCGCCCACCACCCGCTGGCCGGCGCCTTCGCGTCCGACCTCACCCTGCACACCGACCAGGGCGTCACCAGCGTCGCCGAACTCATGCGGCCGGCGCGGCCCGTCCTGCTCGATCTCGCCGACCGGTCG encodes:
- a CDS encoding DUF6069 family protein, whose amino-acid sequence is MSGGTGARRALTVAGAVAAPLALWVVTGPVTGLDPSAETGGEVQPVGAGLVIAGSLIPGLAAWGLLALLERVTGRPGRVWTVIAVAALVLSMSGPLSGAADGASMAVLAGMHLIVAAILIPGLGRTARPTSRRDEPPVPA
- a CDS encoding response regulator, with the protein product MLPGHGEALLRGSFRALIDTTSDLTSVGEAATGAEAVDLARALRPDVVLMDVRMPRLDGIEATRRIRQATDTADVRVLMLTMFDLDAHVFAALRAGAAGFLLKDTPPADLLNAVRVVAAGEALLAPTVTRRLIAEFTRRPRTASPLPRALDGVTERERQVLALVARGLSNTEIADHLHLSLATVKTYIGRLLTKLRARDRAQLVIIAYESGLAGAAG
- a CDS encoding serine hydrolase domain-containing protein, which encodes MSHRNVRPLLRAGLAAGVAMTMAAQAAPATAAPARVGNVQKAMEELARTPGVVGVVGGAYVDGRPVGTASAGSRLLDGQGGRIPADARFRIWSQTKQMVAVAVLQLVEEGRLGVDDKLGDLLPVVVEKDLVERADEVTVRQMLRHTSGIPDWYAGKPNPDGSEGDDPSFDVFDFTTRYQPLDLVKWSRGRPRTGEPGEKWTYSNTNYTLLGLIIERLTGHDLATELHERLFGPLGMTKSYLMVEPPDGVKGPHGHGYYPDAGGTPRDVDRFNAGYTGGAGGVVSTAHDVSAFQRAFAQGKLLPPELQRVLTDRLPSDSRTQGKSRSGCSDDFYITGGLAPGSIAMTFYSADGRRQFAMSFTLSVKPSAVEVDAGRAVETVFCPSS
- a CDS encoding sensor histidine kinase; this translates as MSETFDQARDDARRMRWWAAGVAATAGALGGLTLWGRFSADVGGTVLALDVAVALLSWLLSPLLLWRPVGVTLALTVLGALSPTATPAASIGVLQVAQRRPFRVAALVCAVGVASHVVQGLWQPNRGISFGWWLLLITLGYGAMVGWGALARARRELLWSLRERARRAEAEQGRRIAEARMAERTRIAREMHDVLAHRLSLLATYAGALEYRPDAPPEKLSHAAGVIRAGVHQALDELREVILLLRAEDTDEEDRPQPVLQDVPRLVEESRDAGGQVELRDETVGASALPAAAGRTAYRVVQEGLTNARKHAVGRPVRVVLEGRPGARLVVDIRNPLPEGGAEPLAPGSGTGLVGLTERVRLAGGRLDHQAAEGEFRLRAWLPWPA
- a CDS encoding carboxymuconolactone decarboxylase family protein, giving the protein MAEFTVYDETDAPADARPQLEAAKKRMGFVTTLNGVMAESPELLAGYNALSEQFNKSSLPGHAKHAVLITASVLNGCEYCVAAHSTVALRARVPAEVVEALRAGRPLDDPALEAVRRLTGAMVTQRGWVDDAEVEAFLAAGHTRRHVLDVVLGVGMKTLSNYTNHIAHTPLDPAWKEQEWTAPS
- a CDS encoding TetR/AcrR family transcriptional regulator, yielding MPDVKHFDPDAVLDRAVRLFWRRGGAAGIAEVVAETGLSRSSLYATFGGKRDLYVAALRRYADRWSRPVFDRLAADGRGLPGIAAFFDGLVTARCSGEYARWGCLVSNAHAAQDGSDADEREVLDAHHEALCTAMRTALLAAREHGQLRADVDVRSSAQMLALLAYGVNLRSRAGADPGELAGTVEAALRSLSPLP
- a CDS encoding response regulator transcription factor, producing the protein MARVTRPLRVLIVDDDALVRAGLSMMLDGTGGITVAGEAADGDEVPAAADAHSPDVVLMDLRMPRVDGITATRRLRARPNPPEVVVLTTFDSDENILHALRAGASGFLLKDTPPDQIVHAVRQVAAGDPILSPRITRRLMDRAAVEAGAYQRARAALARLSPRENEVVLAIARGCSNADIAAELFMSVATVKAHVSSVLTKLDLDNRTQIALLAHDAGLA